In Tachysurus vachellii isolate PV-2020 chromosome 7, HZAU_Pvac_v1, whole genome shotgun sequence, the DNA window CACTACAAACTCCTAGTGTGCGTGTTTTAACTAGAGGTTCGACAGATTCTTTACATATCTTGTAGAGATTTATGCGTATTTCGTAAAACATGATGTCATGTGTAGGCATAGTCTTAGATCATGAATAATGCTGAAAGGATTTGGCGAATTTCCAGCATAAAGTCTGTCCCATACTTTCTTCGTGAACCACGGGTTACTTCATGAATGAATCCATTTTCTCAATTGTTGctcatattttaaatgtataatgaGCGTTTTCATgacttaataaaatgtaaaatctggtataaaaaaacaaacaccagaTTTCACCAGATGTTTATATGGGCTTTTAGGTCCAGGAAACCTCTATCTATCTTGATAtctaacttattattattattattattattattattattaacataatttTTAGTTAATTATATGAGTCTAATTAAACAGATCACTAGACGAATGGTAGAAAGTGTCATTTATGCATTTCACAAAATATGTATGGAAAAAAGTATGAATtaaaaacatactttttttttttttttttttttttaaatcaatggGCGATTTGGATccatggagttttttttttaacccggaAAAAAGCCTGCAAAAAAAGTTTGCGAGGGTTTGAGAGGGTGTGGccttaaaagtgaaaaaaaaatcctaaatctttttttatgatgtttttaaaaGCTGGAAGCGAATTTGAAAGAAACTCTGaggaaacgtgtgtgtttgttgaccGTAAAGTGTCAGTAATTGAGATTAGAAAGAGGAACTAGTTTGTCGGCAGCTGTGAGGGCTTTGCTGTGGCCAGCATAAAAATGAGTAAAAGGGAGTGAGGCGGCGTGCGCGGAGTGATCTGGAGCACGGACTACACCCAAGGCGCTGTCTCGCTTCACATCGGCTTTTCTTCCCTCAGCCCCCCAAAAAGCAGATCGCGGCAGCACGCAGCTAGGCGCTTTTTGGAGAGGCGAGGCTTCGAATCGGCGTCTTTAAACCTTCTTTAACCTTCAATCCATCCAAAGAGTCTCAGTAAAGCTCCGTAATATCTCTTTGTTTACAAATTGCAGCAAACATGTCTTGGCAAAGCTACGTGGATAACCTGATGGCCGACGGCAGCTGCCAGGATGCCGCCATTGTCGGCTACTCGGACGCCAAATACGTCTGGGCATCGTCAGAAGGGGGCACTTTTAGCGGTATAACGGTgagatttagaaagaaaaaatgcatTATCACACTGTTAAACGTCTGTATCGTTCGGTGTAACGTGTAAAATCGTTGGTCTTTTGTGTctccgtgcgtgtgtgtggggccACGTTACGGTTAGCTAGCAGCGGCTAACACGAacatgcgcgcgcgcgcgtcGGAGAAAAGGAGCCGTTAGCGCTTTTAAAACACGTCGTTTGTCCTCGTGACGTTTTGCTCGTcgcttaaaaagaaagaaaggaaaaaagaggtaATATATCGAAAGCCATAGACGTTGTGATGTGTTTAAACGAAGGTGGAGGTTTCTGTTGAAGGTCTCAGGGTTTGTATTTTGTGTCCCGTGATGAAGCGAATACAGCAGCGTTAAGCAGATCCGTAGGcctcagactctctctctgtgtttgtctctctctctatatctatctatctttctgtgtctctctctttatctttgtctctgtctcttctttctctctatccatctctctcttttttcttcgtGCTTGATAAGAAGCTAAGTAACTCGTCTATGAATGAAACGATAAAAGGGAAGTGAAACCCGACCCCCAGAGTATTTCCAGAATATTCCCGAATCCATTAAGTTGCCCGACTGTTAGTAACcggtttgtctgtttgtttgtttagttatttattacaaagcaaataaaattaGCCTAGCGCTAGTTAGCACGTCGGCTAAGTTATTCGTTGAAGATACTTAAGAAAATGCactaagtttatttatttattttttttatatattccaCGCAACGCGTTTTGCTTCCAACGCTTTAATAATCGACATGAATTCTATCGGTATTTccgtgaaaaataaatattcgaTGTGTTTGAATATCAGGAcgtctggggtttttttttaagcctaattTCCTCTAATCATGCTGGAGATTTAGGCGTAGGCCCCAACGAGGGAAGGAAGTTAGCCGCTGCTGCTGGGGCACAAGCTTTCTGCCTTTTGGGCTCGGTCCTGATTCGGTCGTGTCTGTGCACTGACTAGGGCACTGGATATTAGTATTGCTCGAGTTGCCTAGTGCCCTTGGTTTGGAGGGTGTAGAGAGGGATTTGGGACGTGTCCCGTGCTTCCCTTTTCCCCCTCTTCTCCTTACAGGAACATGCCAGTGTCTTCAAAGATGGCGCCCGGTTTCCCATTTATCCGAGCTTTAGTCATTACAGATTACAACGCGTTCATTAAGCTGAAATGCAGTCTGTTCCTCATAGTTTTTACGTTTAcactagaataaaaaaaaaagcaaagctgGATGAACACTTTATACACGATCAGATCTAGAGATTTAGATGTTAAATGAGTATTTTTATACAcctctgtatatatttatagctGGTATTTTATTCGTATGTTAGGTATTCCATGGTGAAGGAGATAACTTGTGTGCAGACAGGCCATGTGTAGTATGTAtttaaaagaaggaaaagaaaagccaTGCACATCTTAGCTCAGAGAactttgtaccttttttttaaatttattttaaggttTGAGCTTTACAACCACATTCTTTGTACATTACATTAACGTGCCATACTGATTCTTTACAAGTTAGAATAAAACTTTCCTTTTTGCATTAAAAGGaagtggattttattttatttatatatatatatatatatataaaatcggTAACTTGTTCGGAATGCTATCGTAAGCCTTAGTAAAGAAAGTGAGGCAGGCCGTCTGGATGTGCCCTACAGACCTTCATGTAAGACCACGCCCCAGTGTTAGGGAATAATCAATATCTTTTCTGAACACCTTCCTGTGTTTTATCCCTTTTACAGCCCGAAGAAATCGATGTTATAGTCGGCAAGGACCGGGAGGCTTTCTTTACCAACGGGCTGACCCTAGGGAAAAAGAAGTGCTCTGTGATCAGAGACAGCCTGCAGGCCGATGGCGACTGGACTATGGACATCAGGACGAAGAGTCAAGGTGGAGAGCCGACATACAACGTTTCCATAGGCAGAGCTGGCAAAGGTACACTTGTTTTGGGTATTTGCAAATGACCTCCACATTTACATAGGAAAAAGAAAGTTGTAACTCAACCAATGACTGCGAACAACCTCAGAGAAGGTTTGTACAGTTGTGCAAGTCTGAAGCGTTGGCTTTCCGGTTTGCTCGTTTTCAGGTGACTGACAGGCGTTCTCTGAGGATGtttgttgtgattatttttactttattgatttgCTTGCTAGAGCAAGAGGATGGATTTTTACATGTTGCCTGCAATGCAGTAAATAGTTATATATGCCTGATTTTATAAATGCTTAGAGGAAAGTAGTCAACTTCTGTGCACAAACATGCCATTtggcttggggaaaaaaattcaaaggTAATGAACAGAATCAGAAATCGTTATCCGGACTTTAAggactttattttttaaggatTCATGAGTTGATTCATTATAAAATGACTAATTATAATATTTGTAGATGTTCTTCTTTGGTAACGAACATCTAACAGTCATTTGTCAATCCCATCACTTAACAGAATTTGGCGCTAGAGAAGCCGGAACAATTAAAAAGTTCCTTATGAGATTTTTGCATTAAAACGAAAGCGTTTCTACGTAAGAGATTAGAAATCGAGGATGTACAGGTACAGagcgaaaataaataaataaacaagtcaaTTATTGTCCGGATAATTAGATCAAAATCTATTTACCCTGCTTTCTGTCTTGCATtagtgtgtataagtgtacaGTCTGCCTTTGTGGTCCTCGTTCTGATAGTCAGTGTCACTAAAAAAAGGtatgattgttttatttatttatttttttttaaaaaaaggctttaaaaagCTCTTCACTTTCCCCTTTCCCTGTTTCCCTCTTGAGTTTTTCCCCCACCTTCTTAACCACCTGTACAGCAGGAAGCCGTGGCCGAGCGTGTACAGGCTGCTTTCTTTTCTGAAACCGGTTTAAAATTGGCATCTGTTTGTTATTTAGAGACTGAATACATGTAGTGAAAGTAGTGAATGAGCAGTTTTTAACCATTCACAGCCATTAGCTTATCAGTGTCAGTAACTCGGCACGTCATTGCTTCGTTTGCACTTGTCCCATGGTGCAGTTTACTGTAAATGACTAACAGCCCTCGCCCTTCTCCATACAgactaaattaataaataagccAAGTTTACGTCGCGCCTTTGTCAAACCCAAGGTCACGTTACACACGGCTGCCTCGCGCGGTGCAGAACGCGGAGCTGCACGATTTTCCGTAGCCAGCATAAATTTTAGTGTTTGTAACACTGACCCACTTTATGATCCAGTAACGAACAGATGATGGGATATCGAAGGTTGATGGTGCAACAGTCACCAGCGATCGCTGTATGTGTAGTGATCACACAAAAGTCTTCAAACACcaaaggaaatatatatatatatatatatatatatatatatatatatatatatatatatatatatatatatatatatatatatatatatatatatatatatatatatatatatataaaattaattttttggCCTTACAGTCCATCTGTAATTCAGGGATTGCTTGGGTTGCTGGTTAGGCTGCTGTAAATAGTCCATGCACAGTCAGCTGAAGTGATATCCCGTTCCCAAGAATAGTCCTTATCGGTTGATTCAGGAAGCTGCATGTAGCCTAGACTAGACTTTAGAAGGGATAGAATCAAATTCTCAACACAGACTGATCCATAAAAGGAGCTGTAAATGGGATTAGCAGCTCTTCACTTAATGCCTGTTCAGCTAGATGCCTTAACATGGCTGTTCAAGAAGAAACTAAATTCTTAGAGATCCTGTAGTGCCTTTTGAAATTTGGCTAACTAAACCGGGTAACCATGATATAATTACCAGTTCCTGGTGGTGGGATGAGTTCAGGAATTCCCTCCTTGCGTCCTCTGTCCtgtccccctttttttttttttttttaaataaatctctggCGTGTAATCGGGTCTCAAAAGTATTCAAACGCTCAAAGAGGTTGATTCACTTTTTCTATTTCTGGGTTtgcttgtttattattataataatatgcaGCATGCAACACTTTGGACTGCAATTTTCTcctcccttttttccccctaaccAACAGCACTTCtcaacttttttctctctctctctctttttttttttttctttctttcttctatcTCTTCTCTTTCAGTCTTGGTTCTTGTAATGGGCAAAGAAGGGGTCCACGGAGGCGGATTGAATAAGAAGGCATACTCGATGGCAAAATACTTGAGGGATTCAGGGTTCTAACGTAATTAACGCTCGCTTAGCTTCAATTTTGAGGGACAGAAAGAAGAGGGTTTGCTGTTTAAGCTTTCTCCTTCACACagttaaaatgtctttaatgagAAGAACGGTGGTAAGATCTTATAATGTCCCCGTATTACGGGGGGGGAAagactttttctttcctttctttttttcaattttttcatttgtcattttttttctttctccccctctccccccctttTATGTACCCCCAGTATTGGTTTTAGTCATGGGAAAAGAAGGTATCCACGGAGGACAGCTCAACAAGAAAGCATTTACCATGGCTGATTACCTGAGGAGAGCTGGATACTGAAGCAGCCCCCTATCCATCCACACAGCAGCTCACTGTAACATCCTACCATCCCTTTATCCctccttgtttttctttttcttttttttttcttttctgcctTCACAGCACTACAGATACTTAATAGATGCGTCATCGTCTATCCGGTCCCTTTATTTCTctcgaccttttttttttttttttttttttttaaacgtacaCCATTTCTCctccttcctttttatttagCATATCTATCCCATTCCCATTCCCCTCATCCTTCTTTATTAgtgccacaaaaaaaaagcatgttcaTTTTACGAAGGCTTAAATCAAAaacacagtactgtacataaagcatttaaaatgatGATCGGGCTTTTCAAATTTTGCATAAACGAATCGTCACTGTCCAGTTTTCCTGAGGGCGCTTATCTAATCCAGAGGTCTGTCGATGCCTCTCGAGTGCTTTGAGCCTTGCTGAGCTGTCGGTCTTCCCCTAGcgatttctgttttctttccagCATGGCCAggatggtttaaaaaaaaaaaaaaaaaaaaaaagatgcatgcATATCTCTTTTTAGCTCAAGATCATTAAACGACTAACTACCATATACATACACTACCGGtgtcgtccaaaaaaaaaaaaaaacgataataaaatgatcaattGAACCTCACTACATAATTCTTGCCCTTATACTTGTAACCcattttattcaaatacaaCATCCAATGCTTTTACTGTTGTATCTGgatgtggtgttgtgagtcCTTGATATGtaatgttggatttttttttttttttttttcttttccttttgaaTGTGATGGCAGATCAGCATTTACATCtagatttaaaacacaaatcGCTTCTGGACTCTTAAGGACATTCCACCGCTAATATAGCCACATAGCAACTTATTTACCAGCTAGTGATTttgatttattgtgtgtttttttttttttttttttttttttttaaaaagcactgCCCTTCTGATGTAACTCTGGTTTGGTGTCCagtcattatacattatattatagatataatttttttttttttttttctccagtagGACCAATTTTCTTTCCTGCATTTTGGAGGATTAACAGATTACAGAAGGACAGACTGCTAGCTTCATCTGTTCGTAGAAcactaaacaaaacatttcaaatgcaCAGTTTTAACGCTAACCTCTTGATGATTCACTAGTTAACGGTATCCGTGTCTTGGGGAGGGATTGCGAAGCTCTAATCTAATGTTAACTACCCTGTATT includes these proteins:
- the LOC132848212 gene encoding profilin-2-like, which codes for MSWQSYVDNLMADGSCQDAAIVGYSDAKYVWASSEGGTFSGITPEEIDVIVGKDREAFFTNGLTLGKKKCSVIRDSLQADGDWTMDIRTKSQGGEPTYNVSIGRAGKVLVLVMGKEGIHGGQLNKKAFTMADYLRRAGY